In Chiloscyllium plagiosum isolate BGI_BamShark_2017 chromosome 39, ASM401019v2, whole genome shotgun sequence, one genomic interval encodes:
- the LOC122542172 gene encoding neurotrophin-4-like isoform X3, with product MVTFLYAMVILYVGSLKAAPLQSNSTAQGQGALGEALARDLRLSEDETDGDSYSLDDVLGEVATLGPEASGKEWDLYSPRVTLAAQPPGVPPLLFIMEETLGRAEMANRTVRLKRQAPSPGAGGVDPSRRGDLSVCDSVSRWVTDRRAAVDVHGKTVTVMIDVPTSTGPLKQYFYETKCNERSSTAQGGCRGVDKRHWISECKTKQSYVRALTMDTQKRAGWRWIRINTSCVCTLINRTGRI from the coding sequence ATGGTCACCTTCCTTTACGCGATGGTCATTTTGTATGTTGGAAGCTTGAAGGCCGCCCCATTGCAATCGAACAGCACGGCGCAAGGCCAGGGAGCCCTGGGTGAGGCGCTGGCCCGTGACCTGCGACTCAGCGAGGACGAGACAGACGGCGACAGCTACTCCCTGGACGACGTGCTGGGCGAGGTGGCGACCCTTGGGCCCGAGGCCTCGGGGAAGGAGTGGGACCTGTACTCTCCGCGGGTGACCTTGGCCGCCCAGCCTCCTGGCGTCCCACCTCTGCTCTTCATCATGGAGGAGACGCTGGGCCGGGCAGAGATGGCGAACCGGACGGTGCGGCTGAAGCGGCAGGCCCCGAGCCCGGGCGCCGGGGGTGTTGACCCTTCCCGGAGGGGTGACCTGTCGGTGTGTGACAGCGTCAGTCGCTGGGTAACGGACCGCCGGGCGGCAGTAGACGTCCACGGTAAGACGGTCACCGTCATGATCGACGTGCCTACCTCCACTGGGCCCCTCAAGCAATACTTCTACGAGACGAAATGCAATGAGCGATCCTCAACGGCACAGGGTGGGTGCAGGGGTGTCGACAAGAGACACTGGATCTCCGAGTGCAAGACCAAACAGTCTTACGTCCGTGCCCTCACCATGGACACTCAAAAACGGGCGGGTTGGCGCTGGATACGCATTAACACCTCTTGCGTTTGCACATTAATTAACCGGACTGGCAGAATATGA
- the LOC122542172 gene encoding neurotrophin-4-like isoform X2: MQVCEVSTVMVTFLYAMVILYVGSLKAAPLQSNSTAQGQGALGEALARDLRLSEDETDGDSYSLDDVLGEVATLGPEASGKEWDLYSPRVTLAAQPPGVPPLLFIMEETLGRAEMANRTVRLKRQAPSPGAGGVDPSRRGDLSVCDSVSRWVTDRRAAVDVHGKTVTVMIDVPTSTGPLKQYFYETKCNERSSTAQGGCRGVDKRHWISECKTKQSYVRALTMDTQKRAGWRWIRINTSCVCTLINRTGRI; the protein is encoded by the exons atgcag GTCTGTGAGGTGAGCACAGTAATGGTCACCTTCCTTTACGCGATGGTCATTTTGTATGTTGGAAGCTTGAAGGCCGCCCCATTGCAATCGAACAGCACGGCGCAAGGCCAGGGAGCCCTGGGTGAGGCGCTGGCCCGTGACCTGCGACTCAGCGAGGACGAGACAGACGGCGACAGCTACTCCCTGGACGACGTGCTGGGCGAGGTGGCGACCCTTGGGCCCGAGGCCTCGGGGAAGGAGTGGGACCTGTACTCTCCGCGGGTGACCTTGGCCGCCCAGCCTCCTGGCGTCCCACCTCTGCTCTTCATCATGGAGGAGACGCTGGGCCGGGCAGAGATGGCGAACCGGACGGTGCGGCTGAAGCGGCAGGCCCCGAGCCCGGGCGCCGGGGGTGTTGACCCTTCCCGGAGGGGTGACCTGTCGGTGTGTGACAGCGTCAGTCGCTGGGTAACGGACCGCCGGGCGGCAGTAGACGTCCACGGTAAGACGGTCACCGTCATGATCGACGTGCCTACCTCCACTGGGCCCCTCAAGCAATACTTCTACGAGACGAAATGCAATGAGCGATCCTCAACGGCACAGGGTGGGTGCAGGGGTGTCGACAAGAGACACTGGATCTCCGAGTGCAAGACCAAACAGTCTTACGTCCGTGCCCTCACCATGGACACTCAAAAACGGGCGGGTTGGCGCTGGATACGCATTAACACCTCTTGCGTTTGCACATTAATTAACCGGACTGGCAGAATATGA
- the LOC122542172 gene encoding neurotrophin-4-like isoform X1, whose protein sequence is MCGSKRCLVLHKVCEVSTVMVTFLYAMVILYVGSLKAAPLQSNSTAQGQGALGEALARDLRLSEDETDGDSYSLDDVLGEVATLGPEASGKEWDLYSPRVTLAAQPPGVPPLLFIMEETLGRAEMANRTVRLKRQAPSPGAGGVDPSRRGDLSVCDSVSRWVTDRRAAVDVHGKTVTVMIDVPTSTGPLKQYFYETKCNERSSTAQGGCRGVDKRHWISECKTKQSYVRALTMDTQKRAGWRWIRINTSCVCTLINRTGRI, encoded by the coding sequence GTCTGTGAGGTGAGCACAGTAATGGTCACCTTCCTTTACGCGATGGTCATTTTGTATGTTGGAAGCTTGAAGGCCGCCCCATTGCAATCGAACAGCACGGCGCAAGGCCAGGGAGCCCTGGGTGAGGCGCTGGCCCGTGACCTGCGACTCAGCGAGGACGAGACAGACGGCGACAGCTACTCCCTGGACGACGTGCTGGGCGAGGTGGCGACCCTTGGGCCCGAGGCCTCGGGGAAGGAGTGGGACCTGTACTCTCCGCGGGTGACCTTGGCCGCCCAGCCTCCTGGCGTCCCACCTCTGCTCTTCATCATGGAGGAGACGCTGGGCCGGGCAGAGATGGCGAACCGGACGGTGCGGCTGAAGCGGCAGGCCCCGAGCCCGGGCGCCGGGGGTGTTGACCCTTCCCGGAGGGGTGACCTGTCGGTGTGTGACAGCGTCAGTCGCTGGGTAACGGACCGCCGGGCGGCAGTAGACGTCCACGGTAAGACGGTCACCGTCATGATCGACGTGCCTACCTCCACTGGGCCCCTCAAGCAATACTTCTACGAGACGAAATGCAATGAGCGATCCTCAACGGCACAGGGTGGGTGCAGGGGTGTCGACAAGAGACACTGGATCTCCGAGTGCAAGACCAAACAGTCTTACGTCCGTGCCCTCACCATGGACACTCAAAAACGGGCGGGTTGGCGCTGGATACGCATTAACACCTCTTGCGTTTGCACATTAATTAACCGGACTGGCAGAATATGA